The DNA region ACTCCAGCCAGTCGCGGCGAACTTTGTCGATCTCGTCGAGCTCCTGTGCCGACCACCGCTTGATGTCCCCGAGCTGACTTTCGAACATGCCCCGTTTGGCTGCCTCCTCGTAGAGGTAACGGATCGCCGTGGATCTCTCACGGGCCACCAGAACACCGTGTTGGTTCCGGTGAGTGGTATCGCCGCGCGAGAACATGGTGGGCCCGGCGAATTTGGTCTCCACCACCTTGTAGTCGTGGAAACGCCGTTCCTGGAACAGTTTGTCCCCCGGGCGGACTGGGCAGCCGTAAAACCACCACTCCTCGCCACCGAAGATGAGGTGGCTGTTCGGTATGTGTCCGACGCAGGCGGGCCCCGCACCGTGACCGTAGTCGAGCGCGACCGCGATGGACTGCGGCGCGATGATTCCGCCGAACTTCGATGAACGCGCGAACGTTTCGTTCCAGTGGATGGGGTTCGGGTAGTCCATGGCCATCACCCACCGGCGGATGTCCGACGAGCTGCACGGATCCCACAGCTGACCGCCGCCGACAGGCTTGCCGACTCGGTGGTCGACGTCCGACAGGTCGAGTTCGACCCGCGATGTCCCCGGGCTGGATGTGCTGGTCATGGTGTCTCCTCGAGCTCGGCGTGGCCTGGGCGCGAAGCTCGGGCGCCACTGGGTCCGTGCACCGACGTAGCACTCACAGCTCGTCGCGCCACGGCCGCCGGCGTGCTCCACGAGCGCTGCGCCGTCCTCGATCTCCGCGTCCTGTCAATCATGGATGCTGTTATTAGCTCATGAGTATTGTCAAGATTTGTCAACGTTGACTTTCGCAGAATGAGAACAGTATTCTCGCTGCAGTCGAGGAGATTGGAGCGCAGTGCTACTAGAGCTCGACGACGACCAGCGTTTCTGGCGGCAGACAGTCGAGGATGCTCTGGCCAAACAGTGCCCGCCATCTCTCGTGCGGCGTGTTGCCCAAGGTGAGGAGAGCGGCGACGCCCTGTGGCAGTGGTACTGCGATCAAGGTTGGACAGAACTTTCCGGCGCGGAGAGTTTCGTCGAACTCGCACTCGCGGTCGAAGAGCTCGGCCGAGCGACCGACCCCACTCCGTTCCTCGCCACCACCACGCAGTTCGCACCCCTGGCGGGACGGCACTTCGATCCGCAGAGGTCAGGCGCCGCTGTCTATGAGGGCGTTTCCGCACATCGCAGAGGTGCCGGATGGGCGCTCGACGGCGTTGCGCGTTTCGTCCTCGACGCGGACCGGGCGCAACGCTTCGCGGTCGTCACCGCCGCCGGCGTCTTCATGGTGGCCGACGATCAAGTGACGACGCGCCGGGCGGGTGTGTTCGATCCAGTGCTGCACGTCGCTGACGTGATCTTCGACGGAGTCGAGGTGGCTGACGAGAACCGGAACGTCGTCGACACGGAACGCGCCACGCACATCGCCCGCACCGGCATGGCGATCCACACGGTGGGTGCCTGCCAACGGATTCTCGATATGGTGCTCCACCATGTCAGAGAACGCCGTCAGTTCGGGGTTCCCATCGGTTCCTTCCAAGCCATTCAGCACAAAGCCGCTGACATGCATGTGGCGATCGAACGGGCACGTGCGCTGTCCTACTTCGCCGCCCTGACCATCGCCGTTGATGATCCACGGCGCGCCCTGACCTCGCGGATGGCGAAAGCTGCGGCGGGAGAAGCGCAGTCGGATGTCGTCAGGAACGGCATGCAATGTTTCGGAGCCATGGGGCTCACGTGGGAGAACGACCTGCAGTTCGCGGTCAAGCGCGCACGGGCGGGTGAAGTGATGCTCGGTGGAGCAGCAGAGCATCGCGCAGTCATCGCAAGGGAGTACCGTGCAGCTGACTTTTGACGACGACGTCGAGACTTTCCGTGCCGAGTTCTCGGCGTTCCTGGACGAGCATCTCCCGGCCGAGTCGGAGACGCACGAGCGTCCGCAATCGGTCTCGCACATGCCGCAGTGGGCAAGGGACTGGCAACGCCTTCTGTTCGACAACGGCTGGCTGCTCCCCGCCCAGCCACCGGAGTTCGGGGGCCGCAATGCCACTGTCCTGCAGCAATTCGTGCACCTCGACGAGCTGTGCAGGCGCAGGATCTATCACAGTTTCAACCCCCAGGGCGTCAACATCGTCGCCACGTCGCTGATCGCATTCGGTAGTGACGAACAGAAGCGGCGATGGGCGATTCCGGTGCTGCGCGGGGAGATGACGGCGTCGCTGGGAATGAGCGAACCGAACGCGGGATCCGATCTGGCCTCGCTGAGCACCAAGGCCGTCCGGGACGGCGACGAGTTCGTCGTCAACGGTCAGAAGGTGTGGACATCGGGCGCGCACCACGCCGACTTCCTCCTGACATTCGTGCGCACCGACCCGGAAGCTCCCAAACACAAGGGCATCTCCGCGCTGATCATTCCCACGAGCAGTGATGGCCTGGTGTGCCGTCCGTTCGCCGACGTCGCCGGTCAGGATCGCCTCGACTTCAACGAGGTCTTCTTCGCCGACGTCCGAGTACCGGCGGACAACCTGGTCGGCGAGCTCAACCAAGGCTGGCGGGTCGCCAACGGGTCTCTGGGACACGAGCGGACCATGATGTGGCTGCTGTTCGCCGACCGCATCGACAACTTGA from Mycobacterium sp. SMC-4 includes:
- a CDS encoding MaoC family dehydratase N-terminal domain-containing protein, which encodes MTSTSSPGTSRVELDLSDVDHRVGKPVGGGQLWDPCSSSDIRRWVMAMDYPNPIHWNETFARSSKFGGIIAPQSIAVALDYGHGAGPACVGHIPNSHLIFGGEEWWFYGCPVRPGDKLFQERRFHDYKVVETKFAGPTMFSRGDTTHRNQHGVLVARERSTAIRYLYEEAAKRGMFESQLGDIKRWSAQELDEIDKVRRDWLESNRLGISPHFDEVKVGDTLPRRVIGPHSIATFTTEYRAFVFNIWGGFEWVAPPDIEDPWVYQDPGFGKDFAFDEEDAFIDPRKRDGLYLGPSRGHIDAERASEVGMARAYGYGATMGAWCTDYLAFWAGHDGMVRHSKADFRGPAFEGDVTYFDAEIVGKEYDSPWGVPVVQVRLHLTNQNGEELVKCVAEIELPA
- a CDS encoding acyl-CoA dehydrogenase family protein is translated as MLLELDDDQRFWRQTVEDALAKQCPPSLVRRVAQGEESGDALWQWYCDQGWTELSGAESFVELALAVEELGRATDPTPFLATTTQFAPLAGRHFDPQRSGAAVYEGVSAHRRGAGWALDGVARFVLDADRAQRFAVVTAAGVFMVADDQVTTRRAGVFDPVLHVADVIFDGVEVADENRNVVDTERATHIARTGMAIHTVGACQRILDMVLHHVRERRQFGVPIGSFQAIQHKAADMHVAIERARALSYFAALTIAVDDPRRALTSRMAKAAAGEAQSDVVRNGMQCFGAMGLTWENDLQFAVKRARAGEVMLGGAAEHRAVIAREYRAADF
- a CDS encoding acyl-CoA dehydrogenase family protein: MQLTFDDDVETFRAEFSAFLDEHLPAESETHERPQSVSHMPQWARDWQRLLFDNGWLLPAQPPEFGGRNATVLQQFVHLDELCRRRIYHSFNPQGVNIVATSLIAFGSDEQKRRWAIPVLRGEMTASLGMSEPNAGSDLASLSTKAVRDGDEFVVNGQKVWTSGAHHADFLLTFVRTDPEAPKHKGISALIIPTSSDGLVCRPFADVAGQDRLDFNEVFFADVRVPADNLVGELNQGWRVANGSLGHERTMMWLLFADRIDNLIADCRPSTSVECDQYASMIMDYHALRAMGSAALARAARGEADTASVSVLKLFGSEAEQRAADVLLATAGITGLLHPVTGRYEHMNFDEYFASSFERYTRGIAATIAGGTSEIQRNVIAQHVLGLPRS